One window from the genome of Candidatus Methylomirabilota bacterium encodes:
- a CDS encoding patatin-like phospholipase family protein, with protein sequence MRTSPPAPTSLPARLRALLARWSGQAEPPKRALVLAGGGVIGGMYEVGALAALDEALPGFRANDFDLYVGSSAGSVVAALMANQIRPLDLYAILDESREDALNFHSGSVYQRGAIADAGRSFLRLIWAVGKQLTTNFRLDWPDILARSRPDMPAGFFSVRQLEDFIRRAFATRGLANTFPECPRPLLIPAMDLDRARRVVFGTGRFVDTPISEAIAASSAIPGFFEPFRVDGRDYVDGDVGNTGHADLAVEAGARQLVIINPLVPLRSDGEGPVSRYLRGQGLYGILEQVGRINSQSLLELGLRELSLRHPSLEIHLVQPSSGDTPLFGPSMGFEASRQALRFGRESVGEWLRGEGNGLRRAFASAAVR encoded by the coding sequence GTGAGGACCAGTCCGCCGGCGCCCACCTCGCTGCCGGCTCGCCTGCGCGCCCTCCTGGCGCGGTGGTCGGGGCAGGCGGAGCCCCCCAAGCGCGCGCTCGTCCTGGCCGGCGGCGGGGTGATCGGCGGCATGTACGAAGTGGGCGCGCTGGCCGCGCTCGACGAGGCCCTCCCCGGCTTCCGCGCGAACGACTTCGACCTCTACGTCGGGTCGAGCGCGGGCTCGGTGGTGGCCGCGCTCATGGCCAATCAGATCCGTCCCCTCGACCTCTACGCGATCCTCGACGAGAGCCGGGAGGACGCGCTCAACTTCCACAGCGGCTCGGTGTATCAGCGCGGCGCGATCGCCGACGCGGGGCGTAGCTTCCTGCGGCTGATCTGGGCGGTGGGGAAGCAGCTGACCACGAACTTCCGGCTCGACTGGCCCGACATCCTCGCGCGGAGCCGGCCCGACATGCCCGCGGGCTTCTTTTCCGTGCGGCAGCTCGAGGACTTCATCCGGCGCGCGTTCGCGACCAGGGGGCTCGCCAACACCTTTCCCGAGTGTCCGCGGCCGCTGCTCATTCCCGCGATGGATCTGGACCGCGCCCGCCGCGTGGTGTTCGGCACGGGCCGCTTCGTGGACACGCCCATTTCGGAGGCCATCGCGGCGTCCTCGGCCATCCCCGGCTTCTTCGAGCCCTTCCGCGTCGACGGACGCGACTACGTGGACGGCGACGTCGGCAACACCGGACATGCCGACCTCGCGGTCGAGGCGGGCGCGCGCCAGCTCGTGATCATCAATCCGCTGGTGCCCCTCCGCTCGGACGGCGAGGGGCCGGTGTCGCGCTATCTCCGAGGGCAGGGGCTCTACGGGATCCTGGAGCAGGTGGGCCGGATCAACAGCCAGAGCCTGCTCGAGCTCGGGTTGCGCGAGCTGTCCTTGCGCCATCCGAGCCTCGAGATCCACCTGGTGCAGCCGTCCAGCGGCGACACGCCGCTGTTCGGGCCGTCCATGGGCTTCGAGGCAAGCCGCCAGGCGCTCCGATTCGGCCGCGAGTCCGTGGGCGAGTGGCTGAGGGGCGAGGGGAACGGGCTACGGCGCGCCTTCGCATCCGCCGCGGTCCGCTGA
- a CDS encoding sigma-70 family RNA polymerase sigma factor — translation MNDVPDTPVQPSSRHVAEPDEGDLIRRCQAGDVAAFEPLVEKYRGRVWRLAYQVLRDREEALDCAQEAFVRAFQSLSRFRGQSAFYTWLFRITLNVATDRHRARGARARAFGAERVTEDEWARSATDAGPRPDEAAAGMERRERIRRALDSLPPKARTIIMLSDIEGLSYREIAQVLDCPIGTVMSRLHNARRRLRAALGPMLAALLWLGLTLVPGLADAEQMIRFGIRVLQASSPERPTPVSPEAEADERLRKILPRLRTLFRYTDYTTLDRQRAEVPLGTQQRFPLPGSRQLEVTPDQLQGQSLRMRVRLLRGEQPELRTIMSVAPGAPAVLGGPPHGDGVLIIILWANPNPD, via the coding sequence GTGAATGACGTCCCCGACACCCCCGTCCAACCGTCGTCCCGACACGTAGCGGAGCCGGACGAGGGGGACCTCATCCGCCGCTGCCAGGCCGGTGACGTGGCGGCGTTCGAGCCGCTCGTCGAGAAGTATCGCGGCCGCGTGTGGCGGCTGGCCTACCAGGTGCTACGGGATCGGGAAGAGGCGCTCGACTGCGCCCAGGAGGCCTTCGTACGCGCATTCCAGTCCTTATCGAGGTTCCGCGGCCAGTCCGCCTTCTACACGTGGCTGTTCCGGATCACGCTCAACGTGGCCACCGACCGACACCGCGCGAGGGGGGCGCGGGCGCGCGCCTTCGGCGCCGAGCGGGTGACGGAGGACGAGTGGGCGCGCAGCGCGACGGATGCCGGCCCGCGCCCCGACGAGGCGGCGGCGGGCATGGAGCGGCGCGAGCGCATCCGGCGGGCCCTCGATTCCTTGCCGCCCAAGGCACGAACGATTATCATGCTCAGTGATATCGAGGGGTTGTCCTACCGTGAGATCGCCCAGGTGCTGGATTGTCCCATCGGAACGGTGATGTCGAGGCTTCATAATGCGCGCCGGAGGCTCCGCGCGGCGCTCGGCCCCATGCTTGCCGCGCTGCTGTGGCTCGGCCTGACGCTCGTGCCCGGGCTGGCCGACGCCGAGCAGATGATCCGCTTCGGGATCCGCGTGCTCCAGGCCTCGTCCCCCGAGCGGCCCACCCCCGTCAGTCCCGAAGCCGAGGCCGACGAGCGCCTGCGGAAGATCCTGCCGCGCCTGCGGACGCTGTTCCGCTACACCGACTACACCACGCTGGATCGACAGCGCGCGGAGGTGCCACTGGGCACCCAGCAGCGCTTCCCGCTGCCCGGCTCGCGGCAGCTCGAGGTCACCCCCGATCAACTGCAGGGGCAGTCGCTCCGCATGAGGGTACGTCTGCTGCGCGGCGAGCAGCCCGAGCTCCGCACGATCATGTCGGTGGCGCCGGGCGCCCCTGCCGTCCTGGGCGGCCCGCCCCACGGCGACGGCGTGCTCATCATCATCCTGTGGGCGAATCCGAATCCCGACTGA
- a CDS encoding BtpA/SgcQ family protein — protein MSARPGLAAIIGVPRGVIGMVHLPPLPGSPRWAGSMEGVVAAALRDAEALAAAGVDALLVENFGDAPFTGGRVGAETVAAMVAAAREVARVVRLPLGVNVLRSDGVSALAVALAAGARFIRVNVHVGAVLTDQGIIQGGAHDLLRARRFLGADVKILADVQTKHAAPLAQVSIEQEARDCVERGLADALIVSGAATGSPTEPGDLKRVRDAVGAVPLLVGSGVTAETAGELLAVADGLIVGTAVKRDGLVSNPVDAARVRRLVEAARSAR, from the coding sequence ATGTCGGCTCGTCCGGGGCTCGCGGCGATCATCGGAGTGCCGCGCGGCGTGATCGGCATGGTGCACCTGCCGCCCCTGCCCGGCAGCCCGCGCTGGGCCGGAAGCATGGAGGGCGTGGTCGCCGCCGCCCTCCGAGACGCCGAGGCGCTGGCCGCCGCCGGCGTCGACGCGCTCCTCGTGGAAAACTTCGGCGACGCCCCGTTCACGGGCGGCCGCGTCGGGGCGGAGACGGTGGCGGCGATGGTGGCGGCGGCCCGCGAGGTGGCGCGCGTGGTGCGGCTGCCCCTCGGCGTCAACGTCCTGCGCAGCGACGGCGTGTCCGCCCTCGCGGTGGCGCTGGCGGCAGGTGCCCGATTCATCCGGGTCAACGTGCACGTGGGCGCGGTGCTCACCGACCAGGGCATCATCCAGGGCGGCGCCCACGATCTGCTCCGCGCTCGGCGCTTCCTCGGCGCCGACGTGAAGATCCTCGCCGACGTGCAGACGAAACACGCGGCGCCCCTGGCCCAGGTCTCGATCGAGCAGGAGGCGCGTGACTGCGTGGAGCGCGGGCTCGCCGACGCCCTCATCGTGTCCGGCGCGGCGACCGGTTCCCCCACCGAGCCGGGCGATCTCAAGCGCGTGCGCGACGCGGTGGGCGCGGTCCCGCTCCTCGTGGGCAGCGGCGTCACCGCGGAGACCGCCGGCGAGCTGCTCGCCGTCGCGGACGGTCTCATCGTGGGGACCGCGGTCAAGCGTGACGGCCTCGTGAGCAATCCCGTGGATGCCGCCCGGGTGCGGCGCCTCGTGGAGGCTGCCCGGAGCGCCCGCTGA
- a CDS encoding MFS transporter — protein MTPREGPEPARVFYGWWVALAFVVTVFLSTGIRFTVGPFLKPIVTDLGLDRGSFSLVVSLSLFLYGALTPAVGALVDRIGSRAVCAAGGVIIAASLALSARMTSYWEFVLYYGVLASLGLAATGHVVASATLTRWFVRRRATALSVVGAAGMAGISLLVPVVMWAILTFGWRGACLLLGTTALAVILPLSLLVLRDTPEALGLTPDGDPAPPEGASVAGLERTRVGAALRTPAFWQLAGGLSTCGFSMSLIASHGVPMLTDHGFHAMTASSAVGLLGLTSIGGALGVGLLSDRIGRQPVLAALYLVRAAGFALLFLVGDPALLLAVAALGGVAMSGSIALTSSMTGDLFGRLSVGSIFGTIFLAHQTGSALGAWLGGALFDATGGYGAAFAVACTLLLIGAGLSLTIGAAANPAERTVPAPRPVAGGR, from the coding sequence ATGACTCCTCGTGAAGGGCCCGAGCCGGCGCGCGTCTTCTACGGCTGGTGGGTGGCCCTGGCCTTCGTGGTCACCGTGTTTCTGTCGACGGGCATCCGGTTCACGGTGGGCCCGTTCCTCAAGCCGATCGTCACCGACCTCGGGCTGGATCGAGGGAGCTTCTCCCTGGTCGTCTCCCTTTCACTCTTCCTCTACGGCGCGCTGACGCCGGCGGTCGGTGCGCTCGTCGACCGGATCGGATCGCGCGCGGTCTGCGCCGCGGGTGGTGTGATCATCGCGGCGTCGCTCGCGCTGTCCGCGCGCATGACCAGCTACTGGGAGTTCGTTCTCTACTACGGCGTGCTCGCCTCGCTGGGCCTGGCCGCCACCGGCCACGTCGTCGCCTCGGCGACGCTCACGCGCTGGTTCGTGCGGCGCCGCGCCACCGCGCTGAGCGTGGTGGGCGCCGCCGGCATGGCCGGGATCTCGCTGCTGGTGCCGGTGGTGATGTGGGCGATCCTCACGTTCGGCTGGCGCGGCGCGTGCCTCCTCCTCGGCACGACCGCGCTCGCGGTGATCCTCCCCCTCTCGCTGCTGGTGCTCCGGGATACGCCGGAGGCCTTGGGTCTCACGCCCGACGGCGATCCGGCCCCGCCGGAGGGCGCGTCCGTCGCCGGCCTCGAGCGGACTCGCGTCGGGGCGGCGCTGCGGACTCCCGCCTTCTGGCAGCTCGCGGGCGGGCTCAGCACGTGCGGCTTCTCCATGAGCCTAATCGCCTCGCATGGCGTGCCCATGCTGACGGATCACGGCTTCCACGCCATGACCGCGTCCTCCGCGGTGGGACTGCTCGGGCTCACGAGCATCGGCGGTGCCCTCGGCGTCGGCCTGCTCTCCGACCGCATCGGCCGTCAGCCCGTGCTCGCCGCCCTGTACCTCGTCCGGGCGGCCGGGTTCGCGCTGCTCTTCCTGGTTGGAGATCCCGCCCTGCTCCTTGCCGTGGCCGCGCTGGGGGGCGTGGCGATGTCCGGGAGCATCGCGCTCACCTCGTCGATGACGGGAGACCTGTTCGGACGGCTCTCGGTCGGCTCCATCTTCGGCACGATATTCCTCGCGCATCAGACGGGCTCGGCGCTGGGCGCCTGGCTCGGCGGCGCGCTCTTCGACGCCACCGGCGGCTACGGGGCGGCGTTCGCGGTCGCCTGCACGCTGCTGCTGATCGGCGCCGGGCTCTCCCTCACGATCGGCGCGGCGGCGAATCCGGCAGAGCGGACGGTGCCGGCGCCGCGTCCCGTCGCCGGCGGCCGGTGA
- a CDS encoding fused MFS/spermidine synthase, with amino-acid sequence MATAESPAPPYAAHARVFLLLAICFFLSGATGLVYQIVWMRMLGLVFGHTVLATTTVLVAFMAGLALGSWLLARRAPRLKNLIAAYGWLEVGIGVYCALLPLLLAAAAAAYLALARGLALSYGTFTLVQFVLVGLVLLVPTTLMGGTLPVLAQALTRDPGRLGRTVGVLYAINTFGAVAGVAVAGYLLLPAIGNRWSLACAAAANLVVGALAIGYARFRPEPAPVLAVDVTAPLPLTPEGRATVLALGVSGAIAMVYEVGWTRALALIIGSSTYAFTAMLLAFLIGIAGGSALYSWIRGRRPATPGRFAVLQMAIALSTAGAMLVYDRLPALFLRGFAHSDAPAAVQLTQIVVSIAALLLGTLFIGATFPCAVSAAAGGAGRAGEDVGRTYAVNTLGAIAGSALAGLVLIPALGLHASFRAALVGNLLLAVALFLGPPRPVRRRRQLAAALAIALAGGAWFLPAWSRDVLSSGVAVYAQQYQRLGWEQFRTRAVPKQILYYRDGPTATVTVHQESDNLFLRVNGKTDASTSYDIVTQLMLGHLPMLLHPTTKQALVIGLGSGVTAGAITGYPLERLDLVEIEPSVVEAARFFGAFNANVLDNPKVHVSIADGRNYLLITPRRYDVIVSEPSNPWIGGLASLFTVEMFQHARDRLQPGGVMVQWVQAYALEAEDLKMVIRTFASVFRATAVWAATPGDFLLVGSVEPRPVDLRAVQERLAGNPAARRLFGPTPGWPDFLSYFRLGTEDTARLVADAQLNTDDRLPLEFSAPRSLYLNTAESNGMLVTGAQRVALPLLSSEGQALLATPDARTAVGFALARQAMMRQALAQFEDALARDAGYAAALEGAAAASLRLNRYGRALEFAERAAAADPKSPRAQYLLGAAAARIYDTARARAAFERAAALAPENVAIKKLLVAYRTWEERGGQWRPTDDPVAMTLVLR; translated from the coding sequence ATGGCGACCGCCGAGTCTCCGGCTCCCCCCTACGCCGCTCATGCCCGTGTGTTCCTCCTCCTCGCGATCTGCTTCTTCCTCTCCGGCGCGACGGGCCTCGTCTACCAGATCGTCTGGATGCGGATGCTCGGGCTCGTGTTCGGTCACACCGTGCTCGCCACGACCACGGTGCTGGTGGCGTTCATGGCGGGGCTCGCGCTCGGCAGCTGGTTGCTCGCGCGGCGCGCGCCGCGGCTCAAGAACCTCATCGCGGCCTACGGCTGGCTCGAGGTGGGGATCGGCGTCTACTGTGCGCTGCTGCCCCTGCTTCTCGCGGCCGCCGCGGCGGCTTACCTCGCTCTCGCCCGCGGCCTGGCCCTCTCGTACGGCACCTTCACGCTCGTGCAGTTCGTCCTCGTCGGCCTCGTGCTCCTCGTGCCGACGACCCTGATGGGGGGCACGCTTCCCGTGCTCGCCCAGGCGCTGACGCGGGATCCCGGCCGGCTGGGTCGCACCGTCGGCGTCCTCTACGCGATCAACACGTTCGGCGCGGTCGCAGGAGTGGCGGTCGCCGGCTATCTGCTGCTTCCGGCCATCGGGAATCGATGGAGTCTTGCCTGCGCCGCCGCCGCGAATCTCGTGGTGGGTGCGCTCGCCATCGGGTACGCGCGGTTTCGCCCCGAGCCCGCTCCCGTGCTCGCCGTCGACGTCACCGCGCCGCTTCCGCTCACCCCCGAGGGCCGCGCGACCGTGCTCGCCCTGGGCGTCTCCGGCGCCATCGCGATGGTGTACGAGGTTGGGTGGACCCGCGCGCTCGCCCTCATCATCGGAAGCTCCACCTATGCGTTCACCGCCATGCTCCTCGCGTTCCTCATCGGCATCGCGGGTGGCAGCGCCCTTTACTCGTGGATACGGGGCCGGCGCCCGGCCACGCCCGGACGCTTCGCCGTGCTCCAGATGGCGATCGCGCTGTCCACCGCCGGAGCGATGCTCGTGTACGATCGCCTCCCCGCCCTGTTCCTCCGGGGCTTCGCCCACTCGGATGCCCCGGCGGCGGTTCAGCTCACCCAGATCGTGGTCTCCATCGCCGCCCTGCTCCTCGGCACGCTGTTCATCGGCGCCACGTTTCCGTGCGCGGTGTCCGCGGCCGCCGGGGGCGCGGGCCGTGCCGGCGAGGACGTGGGGCGCACCTACGCCGTGAACACGCTGGGCGCCATCGCGGGGAGCGCGCTCGCCGGCCTGGTGCTGATCCCCGCCCTGGGTCTTCACGCGTCGTTCCGGGCGGCACTGGTCGGCAACCTGCTGCTCGCTGTCGCCCTCTTCCTGGGCCCGCCGCGCCCCGTGCGCCGCCGGCGACAGCTCGCCGCCGCGCTCGCCATCGCCCTCGCGGGGGGCGCCTGGTTCCTTCCCGCGTGGAGCCGGGACGTGCTGTCGAGCGGCGTGGCGGTGTACGCGCAGCAGTACCAGCGCCTCGGCTGGGAGCAATTCAGGACGCGCGCCGTCCCCAAGCAGATCCTCTACTACCGTGACGGCCCGACCGCCACCGTGACCGTCCACCAGGAGAGCGACAACCTCTTCCTGCGCGTGAACGGAAAGACCGACGCCTCCACGAGCTATGACATCGTCACCCAGCTCATGCTGGGCCATCTGCCGATGCTCCTGCATCCCACGACCAAGCAGGCGCTCGTCATCGGCCTCGGCAGCGGGGTCACCGCGGGCGCCATCACCGGCTATCCGCTGGAGCGGCTCGATCTCGTGGAGATCGAGCCGTCGGTGGTGGAGGCCGCGCGCTTCTTCGGCGCGTTCAACGCCAACGTGCTCGACAACCCCAAGGTCCACGTCTCCATCGCCGATGGGCGGAACTACCTGCTGATCACGCCCCGCCGCTACGACGTGATCGTGTCCGAGCCCTCCAATCCCTGGATCGGCGGGCTCGCATCGCTCTTCACCGTCGAGATGTTCCAGCACGCGCGCGACCGCCTCCAGCCGGGCGGCGTGATGGTGCAGTGGGTGCAGGCGTACGCGCTCGAGGCCGAGGACCTGAAGATGGTGATCCGCACCTTCGCCTCGGTCTTTCGCGCCACGGCTGTCTGGGCCGCCACCCCCGGCGACTTCCTCCTCGTGGGATCGGTCGAGCCGCGTCCCGTCGATCTCCGCGCCGTGCAGGAGCGGCTCGCTGGCAATCCGGCGGCGCGGCGCCTCTTCGGCCCGACACCCGGTTGGCCCGATTTCCTGAGCTACTTCCGGCTCGGCACCGAGGACACGGCGCGCCTCGTCGCCGACGCCCAGCTCAATACCGACGATCGTCTTCCGCTAGAGTTCTCCGCTCCGCGGTCCCTCTATCTCAACACCGCCGAGAGCAACGGCATGCTCGTCACGGGCGCCCAGCGCGTCGCGTTGCCCCTGCTCTCCAGCGAGGGTCAGGCGCTCCTCGCGACGCCCGACGCCCGGACCGCGGTCGGGTTCGCCCTCGCGCGGCAGGCGATGATGCGACAGGCCCTCGCGCAGTTCGAGGACGCACTGGCGCGGGACGCCGGGTACGCAGCTGCGCTGGAGGGCGCGGCCGCCGCGTCGCTTCGGCTCAACCGCTATGGGCGCGCCCTCGAATTCGCGGAGCGCGCGGCGGCCGCGGATCCCAAGAGCCCCCGGGCGCAGTATCTGCTCGGCGCCGCGGCGGCCCGCATCTACGACACGGCCCGCGCGCGCGCCGCCTTCGAGCGCGCGGCGGCGCTGGCCCCGGAGAACGTCGCCATCAAGAAGCTCCTGGTCGCCTACCGGACGTGGGAGGAGCGCGGCGGCCAGTGGCGGCCGACTGACGATCCGGTGGCCATGACGCTCGTGCTCCGCTGA
- the aroQ gene encoding type II 3-dehydroquinate dehydratase, translating into MPTPPGVDVLVLHGPNLNLLGTREPAVYGRTSLAEVDRLIARHAAARGTQVTCRQSNHEGQLVEWIQSAAAEGFHAVVINPGALTHYSVALRDVIAAVRVPVVEVHLSNIHAREEFRRHSVTAAAAAGQISGFGPSSYVLGLDAALLLAGRAAAASRPRARRPAKRRARGE; encoded by the coding sequence ATGCCGACCCCGCCGGGCGTTGATGTGCTGGTCCTGCACGGGCCCAATCTCAACCTTCTCGGGACACGCGAGCCCGCGGTCTACGGCCGCACCTCCCTGGCCGAGGTGGACCGCCTGATCGCCCGCCACGCGGCCGCGCGCGGGACCCAGGTCACCTGCCGCCAGTCCAACCACGAAGGGCAGCTGGTGGAGTGGATCCAGAGCGCCGCGGCGGAGGGGTTTCACGCGGTCGTGATCAATCCGGGCGCGCTCACGCACTACTCGGTCGCGCTGCGCGACGTGATCGCGGCGGTGCGCGTGCCCGTGGTGGAGGTTCACCTCTCGAACATCCACGCGCGGGAAGAATTCCGCCGCCACTCCGTGACGGCGGCGGCCGCAGCGGGCCAGATCTCCGGCTTCGGCCCGTCGAGCTACGTGCTGGGACTGGACGCCGCGCTCCTCCTCGCAGGTCGCGCGGCCGCCGCGTCGCGTCCGCGGGCCCGACGTCCGGCCAAGCGGCGCGCGCGCGGTGAATGA